From Gimesia panareensis, the proteins below share one genomic window:
- a CDS encoding DeoR/GlpR family DNA-binding transcription regulator, with protein sequence MPNHLPAADVVAIAMSSSSKPDHLKECHECLLEVQALKSAISSFCPSQCTTNSIEDKLMMDNNHESNEVTANNEHEVVEYRAEEKKSVWQFALRQERFESEEKEFISSRVVKDAGLRDGEGVVLDAGSSCMAVWQQLKESIKRSSTLLDVYTNSFQILRDWEVSSRQSPSISATDVHILGTKLDSAHQAFFGDIAENLLKPANFEPSVIVLGTSGIRFDPNEGLLFGYHAGIQERAFKQLLMQVKTKKRFILASASKVGFTGAHRFDVLSLQDLDLSAPLILVSTHPKQEEDDDIKRRFDESFRMAKTPKMKDLFLRNRGTDCTVDFQWILLDPVSGQEVDRIRITNRENQAVGFSAHNDDSKNVAGIKTQSSY encoded by the coding sequence ATGCCTAACCATTTACCTGCTGCGGATGTTGTTGCTATAGCGATGAGCTCTAGCAGTAAACCAGACCATTTAAAGGAATGTCACGAATGCCTGCTTGAAGTACAGGCATTGAAGTCGGCGATTAGTTCTTTTTGCCCTTCTCAATGTACGACAAATTCAATCGAGGACAAATTGATGATGGATAACAATCATGAGTCTAATGAGGTAACAGCAAACAATGAGCATGAAGTCGTAGAATATAGGGCAGAGGAAAAGAAATCAGTTTGGCAATTTGCGTTGAGGCAGGAGCGTTTTGAAAGTGAAGAAAAGGAATTTATCTCATCCCGTGTTGTCAAAGATGCTGGGCTCAGGGATGGTGAAGGTGTCGTCCTCGATGCCGGGTCATCCTGTATGGCAGTCTGGCAGCAATTGAAGGAATCGATCAAACGGTCTTCAACGCTCCTTGACGTATACACCAACAGTTTTCAAATCTTACGTGACTGGGAAGTCAGCAGTAGGCAATCTCCCTCAATCTCTGCGACTGACGTTCATATTCTGGGGACAAAACTGGATTCGGCTCATCAGGCGTTCTTCGGAGACATTGCAGAAAATCTACTTAAACCGGCAAATTTTGAGCCATCAGTAATCGTCCTGGGAACAAGCGGGATTCGATTTGATCCCAATGAAGGTCTTCTGTTTGGGTATCACGCGGGTATCCAGGAACGCGCTTTCAAACAATTGCTGATGCAGGTCAAAACTAAAAAACGTTTCATTCTTGCCAGTGCATCTAAAGTGGGATTTACAGGAGCTCATCGATTCGATGTCTTGTCGCTTCAAGATTTAGATTTGTCGGCCCCATTGATTCTCGTCTCTACACATCCCAAACAAGAGGAAGACGATGATATTAAGCGCCGCTTTGATGAATCTTTCAGAATGGCGAAAACCCCCAAAATGAAGGATCTCTTTTTGAGAAATCGGGGAACAGACTGCACGGTTGACTTTCAATGGATTCTTCTCGACCCCGTTTCTGGTCAGGAAGTAGATCGAATTAGAATTACGAATCGTGAAAATCAAGCAGTAGGGTTTTCCGCACACAATGATGATTCGAAAAATGTCGCTGGCATCAAAACTCAATCTTCCTATTGA
- a CDS encoding LVIVD repeat-containing protein — MNTSLLKFALLCCLLVITAPNSLPAAPPADTYGSALTPQKVNGIDACQAVAVAGNRLYATGRGKFHVLDITQPEKPVPLGELSGLGNTRQLFIKDNIAYITARQDGLWLVDISDANQPQLLSHYDTVEMATGICVSGSLAFVATRQYGVEIIDVSNPRAPQHVSMLKTGEAQSCWSRDGLLYIGDWAPRKLVIADVRNPRQPTIISEAPLDGFGDGGCLRGNYCFAATGHHSRASRDDGKGHGLEIFNVADPEKPTFVSRVKFPASYHITNDMWTARVAGDHCVVADTWNGLFVVNIHDIKQPRIVAHAVLPPRSKSDSTPDPVGGIALGQGVIYAAGIFTGLYVVPAPGLASPVVREQDRAPELKAASDQAGDPRFLTYQPGGQVRSATVVGDIAWAACGSAGIHAVQLGKTLEPVSVTPGKGEVMHLAVSGSRLYAAENDAGLAIYDIGPEWKLTEIGRLKLKNRNVKQVACPAPGRFALYHWGSSAVEIADLQDPAHPKVVLKDSQVGLFYGDQLVPELLGGRYLVAYWHRSGPAWYDVSGEKPVYRGNTPDERRYSFTDGVCLLGDKLLLVKHGKLQLLDPGDQREVSQLPASTVPGHRLRGRPSTDGKQLALSRRPDQRVELYDITDLQHPKPIREYDLKGHPGACRFWNSQLLIPAGYQGLLLERRSKP, encoded by the coding sequence ATGAACACATCCCTCCTGAAATTCGCACTCCTCTGTTGCCTCCTGGTCATCACCGCCCCCAACTCCCTCCCCGCGGCACCCCCAGCAGACACCTACGGCTCCGCCCTGACTCCCCAGAAAGTCAACGGCATCGACGCCTGCCAGGCCGTCGCCGTGGCCGGCAACCGCCTCTATGCCACCGGTCGCGGCAAGTTCCACGTGCTCGACATCACTCAGCCGGAAAAACCGGTTCCGCTCGGCGAACTCTCCGGCCTGGGCAATACCCGCCAGCTCTTTATTAAAGACAACATCGCCTATATCACCGCCCGCCAGGATGGACTCTGGCTCGTCGATATCTCCGATGCGAACCAACCACAACTGCTGAGCCACTACGACACCGTCGAAATGGCCACCGGCATCTGTGTCTCCGGCTCCCTGGCCTTCGTCGCCACGCGGCAGTACGGCGTCGAGATCATCGACGTCTCCAACCCCCGCGCCCCGCAACATGTCAGCATGCTGAAAACGGGCGAAGCCCAGTCCTGTTGGTCCCGCGACGGCCTGCTCTATATCGGCGACTGGGCGCCCCGGAAACTCGTCATCGCCGACGTCCGCAACCCGCGCCAGCCCACGATCATCAGCGAAGCCCCCCTCGACGGTTTTGGTGACGGCGGCTGCCTCCGCGGCAACTATTGCTTCGCCGCCACCGGACACCATTCGCGGGCGAGCCGCGATGACGGCAAAGGGCACGGACTCGAAATCTTCAATGTCGCCGATCCCGAAAAGCCGACCTTCGTCTCCCGCGTCAAGTTCCCGGCCTCCTATCACATCACAAACGACATGTGGACCGCCCGCGTCGCCGGCGATCACTGTGTCGTCGCCGACACCTGGAACGGGCTCTTCGTCGTCAACATTCACGACATCAAGCAACCGCGGATCGTCGCCCACGCCGTCCTGCCGCCCAGGTCAAAGAGTGACAGCACCCCCGACCCCGTCGGCGGCATCGCCCTCGGCCAGGGAGTGATCTACGCCGCCGGCATCTTCACCGGGCTCTACGTCGTCCCCGCGCCCGGCCTCGCCAGTCCGGTTGTCCGCGAACAGGACCGGGCACCCGAACTGAAAGCCGCTTCAGACCAGGCCGGCGATCCCCGTTTCCTCACCTACCAGCCCGGCGGTCAGGTCCGCTCTGCCACTGTCGTGGGCGACATCGCTTGGGCCGCCTGCGGCAGTGCCGGTATTCATGCGGTGCAGCTGGGCAAAACCCTGGAGCCGGTCAGCGTGACCCCGGGTAAAGGCGAAGTCATGCACCTGGCCGTCTCCGGTTCGCGACTCTACGCCGCCGAGAATGACGCCGGCCTCGCCATCTACGACATCGGCCCCGAATGGAAGCTGACCGAAATCGGTCGCCTCAAATTGAAGAACCGCAATGTGAAACAGGTCGCCTGTCCCGCCCCCGGGCGGTTCGCCTTATATCACTGGGGCAGCTCCGCCGTGGAGATCGCCGACCTCCAGGATCCCGCCCACCCTAAGGTGGTCTTGAAAGATTCCCAGGTCGGCCTGTTTTACGGCGATCAGCTGGTCCCCGAACTGCTGGGGGGCCGTTACCTGGTCGCCTACTGGCACCGCAGCGGACCGGCCTGGTACGACGTCTCCGGCGAGAAACCCGTTTACCGGGGTAACACGCCCGACGAGCGGCGTTACAGTTTTACCGACGGCGTCTGTCTGCTGGGCGACAAACTGCTGCTCGTCAAACACGGCAAGCTGCAACTGCTCGACCCCGGCGACCAGCGCGAAGTCAGTCAGCTGCCCGCCAGCACAGTCCCCGGCCATCGTCTCCGCGGCCGCCCCAGCACCGACGGCAAACAACTGGCCCTCTCCCGCCGCCCCGATCAACGTGTAGAACTCTACGACATCACCGACCTCCAGCACCCCAAACCGATCCGCGAATACGATCTCAAAGGCCACCCCGGCGCCTGCCGCTTCTGGAACAGCCAACTCCTGATCCCCGCGGGTTATCAGGGATTACTGTTAGAACGAAGATCAAAGCCCTGA
- a CDS encoding DUF4062 domain-containing protein, producing MVSSTFTDLEEHRASLIKAISNHKLHPNVMENDSAKLIDVLDSSLQMVQNSAAYIGVISHKYGQTPECPERNPNQLSITELEFNEAQRLGRPILLFIMGDDHPGTKRDFEQDSTKLKKLSDFRERAKLISSDSAVQRVYAVFESLEDFEKKISTSLSELKEYFNSSNGEVEEETLPISTEKKSVIPAAPAFYAEPDYIGSHKFVGRQAELDTLSDWANRADPTNLLLFEAIGGTGKSMLTWEWTTRHATTNRTDWAGRFWYSFYERGAYMQDFCQHALAYMTGHPLDEFKQRKTAEMKDELIGELHSHPWLLILDGLERVLVAYHRIDAAEISDEEIDTPTDRMLNRNPCDAIRDEDNDLLRAFAACAPSKILISSRLTPRILLNPSGQPISGAKRINLPGLRPPDAEKLLRSCEIKGNSTTIRNYLQENCDNHPLVIGILGGLIAN from the coding sequence ATGGTTTCCAGTACTTTTACCGATCTGGAGGAACATAGAGCAAGTCTTATCAAAGCCATTTCGAACCACAAACTACATCCGAATGTGATGGAAAATGACTCTGCAAAACTGATCGATGTACTTGATTCTTCACTTCAGATGGTTCAGAACAGTGCGGCCTACATTGGCGTAATCAGTCATAAATATGGTCAAACCCCCGAATGCCCAGAGCGGAATCCCAACCAGCTTTCGATCACCGAACTGGAGTTCAATGAAGCTCAGCGTTTGGGACGTCCGATCCTTCTGTTTATCATGGGGGATGATCATCCGGGAACAAAGAGAGATTTTGAGCAGGATTCCACGAAGCTAAAAAAACTGAGTGACTTTCGGGAGCGGGCCAAACTAATTTCCTCTGATTCTGCAGTTCAACGGGTCTATGCAGTCTTCGAGAGCCTCGAAGACTTTGAAAAAAAAATCAGCACGTCGCTGTCGGAACTGAAAGAATATTTCAACTCGTCGAATGGCGAAGTCGAGGAAGAAACTTTACCGATCTCCACGGAAAAGAAATCTGTCATACCTGCTGCTCCGGCTTTCTATGCCGAACCTGATTATATCGGTTCTCACAAGTTTGTCGGACGCCAGGCGGAACTTGACACACTCAGCGACTGGGCAAATCGTGCCGACCCTACGAACCTGCTCCTCTTTGAAGCAATCGGTGGTACGGGTAAGAGTATGCTCACCTGGGAATGGACCACGCGACATGCAACTACTAATCGTACCGATTGGGCTGGTAGATTCTGGTATTCGTTCTATGAACGCGGTGCCTATATGCAGGATTTTTGTCAGCACGCCCTTGCTTATATGACCGGTCATCCTCTTGATGAATTCAAGCAACGCAAGACCGCTGAGATGAAAGACGAACTCATTGGCGAGCTTCACTCGCATCCCTGGCTGTTGATCCTCGATGGTCTTGAGCGGGTGCTCGTTGCCTACCATCGAATTGACGCCGCGGAAATATCCGACGAAGAAATCGACACGCCCACCGATAGGATGCTTAACCGCAATCCTTGCGATGCCATTCGCGATGAAGATAACGACTTGCTCCGCGCCTTCGCTGCATGTGCTCCGTCTAAGATCCTGATCAGTTCGCGACTCACTCCGCGTATTCTGTTGAATCCATCTGGACAACCTATCAGCGGCGCTAAGCGGATCAACCTTCCTGGCCTGCGCCCTCCCGATGCTGAGAAACTGCTACGTTCCTGCGAAATCAAAGGTAACAGTACCACCATCCGGAATTATCTCCAGGAAAATTGTGATAATCATCCCCTTGTTATTGGAATTCTCGGAGGTTTGATTGCTAATTA
- a CDS encoding IS256 family transposase, with the protein MPTVSSRNHFKVAFGKLELQVPQTRDGDFYPSALERGERSERALKLAIAEMYVQGVSTRKVAKITTELCGFDVTSTQVSRAAKLLDEELETWRNRPLGQVEYLILDARYEKVRVEGSVRDCAVLIAIGVLASGHRSVLGVSVSLSEAEVHWREFLGSLNQRGLHGVKLIVSDAHEGLKAARQNMLAGTPWQRCQFHLMQNAMQYVPKVHLRKQVSEELRNIFNARDLDDALNELKRFVSTHEKTAPKLASWAEENIPEGLTVFTIPAGHRKRMRTTNMLERQNKELKRRTRVAGLFPNEESLLRLVTAVLVELSDDWETGMRYLTI; encoded by the coding sequence ATGCCAACGGTTTCAAGCCGAAATCATTTCAAAGTCGCCTTCGGAAAGCTGGAACTGCAGGTGCCCCAGACACGCGACGGCGACTTTTATCCCTCTGCACTGGAACGCGGCGAACGGAGTGAACGCGCACTGAAGCTGGCAATCGCTGAAATGTATGTTCAAGGCGTCTCTACCCGTAAGGTCGCCAAAATCACCACCGAACTCTGTGGCTTTGATGTCACCAGTACACAGGTCAGTCGGGCAGCGAAACTGCTCGACGAAGAGCTGGAAACGTGGCGTAATCGACCGCTGGGGCAGGTGGAATACCTGATCCTCGACGCCCGCTATGAAAAAGTTCGCGTGGAGGGCAGCGTGCGGGACTGTGCCGTGCTGATTGCGATCGGCGTCCTGGCCAGCGGTCACCGGAGCGTGCTCGGAGTGTCTGTGTCGCTCTCCGAAGCCGAAGTCCATTGGCGTGAATTCCTGGGTTCACTCAACCAGCGCGGCCTGCATGGCGTGAAGCTGATCGTCAGTGATGCACACGAAGGCCTGAAAGCGGCACGACAGAACATGCTTGCTGGAACGCCCTGGCAGCGTTGCCAGTTCCATTTGATGCAAAACGCGATGCAATACGTTCCCAAGGTTCATTTGCGCAAACAGGTGAGCGAAGAATTACGCAATATCTTTAATGCCAGAGACCTGGATGATGCGCTGAATGAACTGAAACGGTTCGTTTCCACTCATGAAAAAACAGCTCCGAAACTGGCGAGTTGGGCGGAAGAAAACATCCCGGAAGGACTGACCGTATTCACCATCCCTGCCGGTCATCGCAAGCGGATGCGAACCACAAACATGCTGGAACGGCAGAATAAGGAATTAAAACGGCGTACCCGCGTAGCGGGACTGTTTCCCAATGAGGAGTCGTTGCTGAGGCTGGTGACCGCGGTCCTGGTGGAACTCAGCGACGACTGGGAAACCGGCATGAGATACCTGACAATTTAA
- a CDS encoding ATP-binding protein yields MATCGQGKRVRFYQVTELITQLMEAREQRELTRLKKQLAKLDLLILDELGYVPASKLGSELLFDVISTAYERFSLIVTTNLPFENWTEVLGSERLTGATLDRLTHRCHILETTGESYRLQDAKRRHTKSSSKQPRLTK; encoded by the coding sequence ATTGCCACCTGCGGCCAGGGAAAGCGGGTCCGCTTTTACCAGGTCACAGAACTGATTACCCAGTTAATGGAAGCCCGCGAACAGCGGGAGTTAACCCGCCTGAAAAAGCAGCTCGCGAAACTCGATCTGCTGATTCTGGATGAACTGGGATATGTCCCCGCAAGTAAACTCGGCTCCGAGTTGCTGTTCGACGTGATCAGCACGGCTTACGAACGTTTCAGCCTGATCGTAACGACCAATCTCCCCTTTGAAAACTGGACCGAGGTCCTGGGCAGCGAACGGCTGACGGGGGCCACACTCGACCGGCTCACCCATCGTTGCCATATCCTGGAAACCACTGGTGAAAGTTACCGGTTACAGGACGCCAAACGGCGGCACACAAAAAGCTCAAGCAAGCAACCGCGACTGACGAAATAA
- a CDS encoding zinc metalloprotease codes for MRALFLAVLLLSFPISAFGQAKMPQVQIVFLTPADVEAPPDVSRRLTQVADYTEAMLVKWMKAWDYTPKREHIFQRNPDGSVKILFVKSPETLASGKFPLKDGNLSRKGKLLAMEKFKIPKTLDVWWVWVYVGDPPLKYSSYLGSGNAATGGLSQVNYTNLPGEISPEDKLAIPLLKELTLKGTIHEFGHALGLPHNGPLIKRDLGMPLMGATIANYRCKQRSENVARAG; via the coding sequence ATGCGCGCTCTCTTCTTAGCTGTTCTCTTACTGTCTTTCCCCATTTCGGCCTTTGGCCAGGCAAAAATGCCCCAGGTGCAGATTGTCTTCTTAACCCCGGCAGACGTCGAGGCTCCGCCTGATGTCTCCAGGCGACTGACACAAGTGGCTGACTACACGGAAGCAATGCTGGTGAAGTGGATGAAAGCATGGGATTACACGCCCAAACGTGAGCATATCTTCCAGCGAAACCCCGATGGCAGCGTGAAGATTTTATTCGTCAAATCGCCTGAGACTCTGGCGAGTGGCAAATTCCCGTTGAAGGACGGCAACCTGTCGCGAAAGGGGAAGCTGCTGGCAATGGAGAAATTTAAAATTCCCAAAACTTTAGACGTCTGGTGGGTCTGGGTTTATGTCGGTGATCCTCCGCTGAAATACAGCAGTTACCTGGGTTCGGGTAACGCGGCAACGGGAGGGTTGTCACAGGTCAACTATACGAATCTGCCGGGGGAAATCTCCCCGGAGGACAAGCTGGCAATACCGCTTCTGAAAGAATTGACTTTGAAGGGCACCATCCACGAATTCGGACATGCACTCGGGCTGCCGCACAATGGGCCACTCATCAAGCGCGATCTCGGGATGCCTTTGATGGGGGCGACCATCGCCAACTATCGCTGTAAACAACGGTCAGAAAACGTAGCGCGTGCCGGTTGA
- a CDS encoding SGNH/GDSL hydrolase family protein — protein MQLLRYTLILSLALVACSSDLLAQPTAKFDPVKPAGDPATFGANIQRTMTLLATSTPEKRNRVRILFYGQSVTRNPWWEDVANDLRKRFPHADLEIENRAIGGYGGPVLINTAEFDLYPFYPDLVIFHVWAGVETGHQEKIIRRIRERTTAEVLLWTSNLRWPKTVPPDGDPQHPDVLAKDAQDQAISDLYFRLGRELNCEVADVRTGMQGYLKKNNLVVKDTLRDTVHPNQLGNFLIAEFVKQHLRYDPSFPADKWKNLVTDVPVNDPRVQHKDDGSLTLNFQGNRIDVIAAPGDAVKADVLLDGKSPSQFPALYYHTRPSPTPVAGRPAFNRIDHRAPLQVETWTARILECDLEKDVLRYEISGSKTGPDGTGDHKQRFVSKSGRVVIEPRMWMVNWSLRYRKQSLPKDYQVTWETRPLFVDVWQSPAVTDPAKEYPTVLAQGFKNGDHSLILKPQTTGKLPVKAFRIYRPPLKVSAAE, from the coding sequence ATGCAGCTGTTACGGTACACGTTGATCCTGTCTCTGGCCCTGGTCGCCTGTAGTTCTGACCTGTTGGCACAGCCAACCGCAAAATTCGACCCGGTGAAACCTGCCGGCGATCCGGCCACCTTCGGTGCGAACATTCAGCGGACCATGACACTGCTGGCCACCAGCACGCCGGAAAAACGCAATCGGGTCCGCATCCTGTTCTACGGCCAGTCCGTCACCCGCAATCCGTGGTGGGAAGACGTGGCGAATGACCTCCGTAAACGGTTTCCGCACGCCGACCTCGAAATCGAAAATCGCGCCATCGGCGGCTATGGCGGACCGGTCCTGATCAACACTGCCGAGTTTGATCTCTATCCCTTCTACCCGGATCTGGTGATCTTTCACGTCTGGGCCGGGGTGGAAACCGGCCACCAGGAAAAAATCATCCGTCGCATTCGTGAGCGTACCACCGCCGAGGTCCTGCTCTGGACCAGTAACCTGCGGTGGCCGAAGACCGTCCCGCCGGACGGCGACCCGCAACATCCCGACGTGCTGGCCAAAGACGCGCAGGATCAGGCGATTTCCGATCTCTACTTTCGCCTGGGCCGGGAACTCAATTGTGAAGTGGCCGACGTCCGCACCGGTATGCAGGGTTATCTGAAAAAAAATAACCTGGTGGTGAAAGACACTCTCCGCGACACGGTGCACCCCAATCAACTGGGGAACTTCCTCATCGCCGAGTTTGTCAAACAACATCTGCGCTACGATCCCAGCTTTCCCGCTGACAAATGGAAAAACCTCGTCACCGATGTCCCCGTGAATGACCCGCGGGTCCAGCACAAGGACGACGGCTCCCTGACGCTGAACTTTCAAGGCAACCGCATCGACGTGATCGCGGCTCCGGGAGATGCAGTGAAAGCCGACGTGCTGCTGGATGGGAAATCCCCCTCGCAATTCCCCGCGCTCTACTACCACACCCGCCCCAGCCCCACGCCTGTCGCGGGACGCCCGGCCTTCAATCGCATCGATCATCGGGCCCCGCTGCAGGTGGAAACCTGGACCGCCCGCATCCTCGAATGCGATCTGGAAAAGGATGTACTGCGGTATGAAATCAGCGGCTCCAAAACGGGACCCGACGGCACCGGCGATCACAAACAGCGTTTTGTCTCCAAATCCGGTCGCGTGGTGATCGAACCCCGGATGTGGATGGTCAACTGGTCTCTGCGTTATCGCAAACAGAGTCTGCCGAAAGATTATCAAGTCACCTGGGAAACCAGACCGCTCTTCGTAGACGTCTGGCAATCACCGGCGGTCACGGACCCTGCCAAAGAATATCCCACGGTCCTCGCCCAGGGCTTCAAAAACGGCGACCACAGCCTGATACTCAAGCCACAGACTACCGGCAAACTGCCCGTCAAAGCCTTCCGAATCTACCGACCCCCGTTGAAAGTCTCCGCCGCGGAATAA
- a CDS encoding ADP-ribosylglycohydrolase family protein, with the protein MLGAIAGDIIGSVYEGRKQWMLERHTDFEPLFARKARFTDDTVLTVAVADYLLNGGNLVETLKSYTQTYPRAGYGKAYLEWAFGEDELPYNSFGNGSAMRVSPVAWAYSSLDEVLHYARETAAVTHNHPEGIKGAQAVAASIFLARTGSTKQEIAHFISGQFNYHLNDTIERIRWTYTFDSSCQGSVPQAILAALESTDFENAVRLAVSLGGDCDTLASIAGAIAEALYGGVPAAIAEQARAHLDEPLTRVLDSFTKTYLQNQN; encoded by the coding sequence ATGCTGGGCGCGATCGCGGGTGACATCATCGGCTCCGTTTACGAAGGGCGGAAACAGTGGATGCTCGAGCGGCATACTGACTTTGAACCGCTGTTTGCGCGGAAGGCCCGCTTTACAGACGATACGGTGCTGACGGTTGCCGTCGCAGATTACCTGCTCAACGGCGGCAACCTGGTGGAAACGCTCAAGTCCTACACGCAGACCTATCCCCGCGCCGGGTATGGGAAGGCGTATCTTGAATGGGCCTTCGGCGAGGATGAATTACCCTACAACAGCTTCGGCAATGGTTCTGCGATGCGCGTCAGCCCGGTTGCCTGGGCCTACTCTTCGCTGGATGAAGTGCTGCACTACGCCAGAGAGACGGCAGCCGTGACGCACAATCACCCCGAGGGCATCAAGGGAGCCCAGGCCGTGGCCGCCAGCATCTTTCTGGCACGCACCGGTTCGACAAAACAGGAGATTGCTCACTTTATCTCCGGGCAGTTCAACTACCATCTGAATGATACCATCGAACGCATCCGCTGGACCTATACTTTCGATTCATCCTGCCAGGGATCCGTCCCCCAGGCGATCCTCGCTGCCCTGGAATCGACCGACTTCGAAAACGCGGTTCGGCTCGCCGTCTCCCTCGGCGGGGACTGCGACACGCTGGCCTCAATCGCCGGTGCGATCGCAGAGGCCCTGTACGGCGGCGTTCCCGCAGCGATTGCCGAACAGGCCCGCGCACATCTGGACGAACCTCTGACGCGCGTGCTCGATTCCTTTACTAAAACCTACCTCCAGAACCAGAATTGA
- a CDS encoding TIGR03067 domain-containing protein — translation MTRQGGSRMTFLRSLSVCLTLGFLFASPATLLSADNELSSLEGNWSLSSMTKHGGKVSIAQKLLGQTKVSIDDNELRMNKYWQLLPRNYNPKTKTAEGYLDGHPGHRYSIVLHPEENPKQIDLQITGILPQSEEDELSPAERDLLRNNQVRHAGIYSLDGDKLTICFDEYSVNHKASRPTNFSGKESEDHVLMVLKRKPE, via the coding sequence ATGACACGTCAAGGAGGTTCGCGCATGACTTTTTTAAGAAGCCTGTCTGTTTGTTTGACTTTGGGTTTTCTGTTCGCCTCACCCGCCACACTGCTGTCCGCTGACAATGAGCTCAGCAGCTTAGAGGGGAACTGGTCGCTTTCATCCATGACCAAACATGGAGGAAAGGTATCGATTGCTCAGAAACTGTTGGGCCAGACGAAGGTCTCCATCGACGATAATGAACTGAGGATGAATAAGTACTGGCAGCTTCTCCCCAGAAACTACAATCCGAAGACTAAAACGGCGGAAGGATACTTAGACGGTCATCCCGGTCACCGATATTCCATCGTGCTCCATCCTGAGGAAAATCCAAAACAAATCGATTTGCAGATCACCGGCATCCTTCCCCAGTCAGAAGAAGACGAACTCTCACCAGCCGAGCGTGATTTGTTGCGAAACAATCAGGTACGTCATGCAGGAATCTATTCCCTGGACGGTGACAAGCTGACGATCTGCTTCGATGAGTACTCAGTCAATCATAAGGCCAGCCGCCCGACGAATTTCTCAGGTAAGGAATCGGAAGATCACGTACTGATGGTCTTGAAACGCAAACCTGAGTAG